The following coding sequences are from one Gossypium hirsutum isolate 1008001.06 chromosome A12, Gossypium_hirsutum_v2.1, whole genome shotgun sequence window:
- the LOC107940838 gene encoding 21 kDa protein, with product MARLGFFVLVFSFVFYMACIAASASTTTLTPREYIVASCKATRYPALCVECLSGYANAIRKNEQHLAQTALSVSLSRAQSAAAYVAKMTHVRGIKPRERQAVKDCIENMGDTVDRLSQSVKELSHMGRAGGEGFMLHMSNVQTWVSAALTDENTCLDGFAGRVMDGNIKVAVRRRVVHVAQVTSNALALVNRFAARHRAAIPTEKP from the coding sequence ATGGCAAGATTAGGCTTTTTCGTACTAGTTTTCTCCTTCGTGTTTTACATGGCTTGTATAGCTGCATCTGCTTCTACGACAACTTTAACCCCAAGAGAGTACATCGTTGCATCCTGCAAAGCCACAAGGTATCCTGCGTTATGCGTTGAATGCCTGTCTGGTTATGCCAACGCGATTCGAAAAAATGAGCAACACCTGGCTCAAACTGCCTTATCAGTCAGCCTATCCAGGGCTCAATCAGCAGCAGCTTACGTTGCCAAGATGACTCATGTGAGGGGCATCAAGCCTAGAGAGCGTCAAGCAGTGAAAGACTGTATAGAGAACATGGGTGATACAGTGGACCGACTTAGCCAATCAGTGAAGGAGCTCAGCCATATGGGACGAGCTGGAGGTGAGGGTTTCATGTTGCACATGAGCAACGTGCAGACATGGGTCAGCGCTGCACTTACCGATGAGAATACTTGCCTTGATGGCTTCGCAGGCAGAGTCATGGATGGAAACATCAAAGTTGCAGTGAGGCGCAGGGTTGTCCATGTCGCTCAAGTTACTAGCAATGCTCTTGCATTAGTGAATCGCTTTGCTGCAAGACACCGAGCTGCTATACCTACTGAAAAGCCTTAG
- the LOC107940837 gene encoding non-specific lipid transfer protein GPI-anchored 7 encodes MAKLLMVVIYVMLGTMTTVTDGQATCAQKLVPCPPYLNNSTAKPQNSCCNPIREVVANELPCLCNLYKDPTLLTSFNVTVAEALRISRECGITTDLSACSGMEKSSWRVVVRTEANVERSGHR; translated from the exons ATGGCTAAATTGTTGATGGTGGTGATTTACGTGATGTTGGGGACGATGACAACCGTTACGGATGGGCAAGCAACTTGTGCGCAGAAGCTGGTGCCTTGTCCTCCTTACCTTAACAACTCCACGGCCAAACCTCAGAACTCCTGCTGTAACCCTATCAGAGAAGTCGTCGCTAATGAGCTTCCCTGCCTTTGCAACCTCTACAAAGACCCAACTTTGCTCACTTCTTTCAATGTCACAGTCGCTGAAGCTCTCAGGATCTCGCGTGAATGTGGCATCACTACTGATCTCAGCGCCTGCAGCG GTATGGAGAAGTCCAGTTGGCGTGTGGTGGTGCGTACGGAGGCCAACGTGGAGCGCAGCGGCCATCGCTGA